The stretch of DNA TTGTCCGTGGTTGGTTTCGCTTCAAGTAGCTTGCTCACCATAGTGGTCACAAGATCTTTTGCTTTTGGCAGATCGATCGTTTCGATGCCAGCTTCGCCGTGAATACCAAGGCCAAGCTCTGCTTTACCTTGTGCAATACGGTCGTTGCTTTCACCTGGTAGTGAACAGCTAGTCAGTGCCACACCGATAGAAGCGGTTTTTTGGTGTGCGTCGATTGCCGCTTGTTTTACTTCTTCTAGCGTGCCGCCGTTTTCAGCCACATAACCCGCTACTTTTTGCACAAACAATGTACCTGCGATGCCGCGAGGTTGAGGGTTGCCCGGAATAGAGATGTCATCACCGACGACGATCAGATCAACCTTACGGCCCATCTCTTTGGCTTTTTCTACCGCCAGACCAAAGTTTAGACGGTCACCAGTGTAGTTTTTGATGATAACAAGACAGCCTGCATCGCCAGTCACGTGCAAAATTGCGTTAAGTACTGAATCGACGCTTGGCGCAGCGAATAGGTCGCCACATACCGCAGCCGTTAGCATGCCTTTACCCACAAAACCTGCGTGTGCTGGCTCATGACCAGAGCCACCACCACAGATCAGTGCCACTTTATCTTTGTTCCAATCATTGCGAGCGACAACTTTGATGTCATTTTCAAAGTCGAGGAAAGTTAGGTTATCAAGAGTAGAGGTGTAAAGAGTGCCTTGGATTGAATCCATTACGAACGACTCTTTATTATTTAAAATTAGATCAGCCATAGTTATTCCAGAAATTTTGTTCAAACGAGTTTGGGGAGTACCTTCAAAATTGATGGCACTGATTGTTGTTTTAATAATGAATTTGGTTAGCCAGCCAAGACGGGCTGGCTAACCCATTTCGTGACAACTTGTCATTGCAGTAAGCAAGTTACTCGCGGTGCCAAGTTGTTAGAGTACTACTAGAATTGCTTGATGCCAGCTAGCAATTCTGCATCCTGAGATTGCTTGCGGTAGAACACTGGTGGTTGACCGATTGGTGCGTCAACGCTCACCCAGCCACCTGTGAAGGTTTCACCAGTCCATACATGAACCCACTCATCTTCTGGCAGGTACAGTTCTTTCACTGTTTCACCTTGGTTGTACACCGGTGCAACCATCAAATCGCGACCAAATAGGTATTGGTACTGAATTTGGTACGCTTCAGAGTCTTGCTCGTAGTGCATGAACAGTGGGCGCTGTACTGGCATACCTTGGGTTGCGTTCTCTTCTACCGCTGCTTTGATGTACGGCTTAAGATGCTTGTAAATCTTAGTCATACGCGCTAAGTGAGCTAGCGTTTCAGCGTCTGTATCAAATTGGTGGTTATCGCCTGGACGGTTACCTTCATGGCTACGCATGATTGGCGTAAATGCCGCCATTTCTGCCCAGCGTTGGAACAATTCTTTAGAACGAGTGTTACCGTGTAACGTAGTGTAGCCGCCGATATCGCTATGGCTGATACCGTTACCCATTAGGCCAGCAGAAAGCGCAGCTGGAATAACCGAAGCTAGACCGTCGTCTTTTTCCCAGATAACCGATTGGTCGCCCGCCCATAGTGCGTGACAGTAACCTTGAATACCGGTGCCACCAGCGCGCATGAAGAATAGAATGTCATCAGTTTTACCCGCTTCTTCAATCGCTTCGTGTTGCACTTTCGCCCAACGGTAAGGCCATTTGTTGTGTTCAATTTCAGCGCTTACGCCGTTGTATAGAGAACAATCCGTTGGTAAGTACTCACCAAAGTCACCCATCCAGCCATCAAGGCCAAAATCGATCATGTTCTTCTTGATTACGCCTTTGTACCATTCACAGGCTTCAGGGTTGGTAAAGTCAACCACGCCACAGTCAAACTCACCAAAATCGACAACGTATTTAGAGCCGTCTTCTTTTGTAGCTAGGTAGCCTTTTTCAAACGCTTCGTTGTATAGCGGGAAGTCTTCCAGAACGTATGGGTTGATGTAACCAAGGAAGCGCACGCCTTGCTCTTTTAGCTCATGGATTTTAGTGTCTAGACCAGGGTATAGGTCTGCATTCCACTGCCAATCCCATTGTAGGCGCTTACCGAATGACGTCATCTTGATGCCTTGCCAGTCTTGACACCATGCACCGGCAACTTCAACACCTGCCGCTTTTGCTGCTTCTACTTTTTCAATCGTGATATCCGTACCACCTTGAATACCCAGAATCACACCGTTGTAAACCCACTCAGGGAGTGCTGGTTGACGACCAAATACACCTGTGATGTTCGTCATCAGTGCTGGGAATGATTCTTCTGCGTCAAACAGTAGATACTCAGGAATATTCCAGCATTGCAGCTCGTGGTACTCAGCGTGAGTAAAATCGAAATCTGCGTAAGCACGCGTTTCTAGGTGGCAGAAGTATTTCTTGTCAGAAACAAACGTTGGTTGTGGGTAGTTGGTGGTGTAGTAATCACCGCCCGCTTTGTCTTTGACGTCAGCTTGCCAAGTGGTGTAAGTGTTCTTGTTACGACCTACGCCTGGTTCAGAGCTCCATAGCGGGAAGTTTTTACCACGTAGGTTTAGGTAACTTAGCTGTTCGCCACAACCGTAAACCGCTTCTGACTCTGTCGCTGCTACACGTAGCCAAAAACGATTGTATTTCTCATCCAGAGCTGTGAATTCAACTTTTAGACGAGACTCTGTCGTTTCAAACATACGCGCTTCTAGTACTGCTTCACCGTCAAGGTTGAAAGTCACTACGATTTGATCTGCGCTCTCAGTGATAGAAAACTTCTTAAGCGGCAGACGCTCTGATACGTAATCAGAAATATCGAAGTTACCACGGTACATGTCAAAAGTGCCTTGGCCGATACCTAGGTATACCACAGGGCTTACTTGTGAGTGTTCAAATACAGTTCTGTTTTTATGGCTAATAGTAAAGCCAGAAGGGGTTTGGATAAGTTTCATTCGAACAGCTTCCGAAATTTAGAGAAAATAAGGGCGCACTTTTGGTTTTCACCGCAAGAGTCGTGCGCCTAGTTTGCTTATATCTGGATTTGGTTGGTTACTGTTTGCCGCCGCGCGGTAATCTGTGAGGCCGCGTCAAACAGTAAGTACCTGAGAATTATTTAAACTGAATGTCGTAATCAGCTTGGATCTTCGCTTCACACGTTTTGATTTCATTTTCAAAACGTTGTAGCCATTTCTCACCTTCAGCGCCAGTTGCTGCTAAGAACTCAGCTTTTACAGGAGCAGCGGCAGTGATGAACGCTTGTTTTTCAGCTTCAGTTGGGCTGTAAACTTTACCGCCAGCTTTCTTAAACTCTTCATACGCTGCGTATTCGCGGTGTTTAGGGTAAGAACGTAGGTATTGGTTTTGTGCCGCAATACCATCGATAACCACTTGTTTCAGCTCATCTGGGAATGCTTTGAATTTCATGTCGTTGAATACCCAAGCGCCACCCATGTAACCGTGACCATCAAGGATCATGTAACCGATACTTTCATGGAATTTGTTCATGATGATATCTACGATACCGTTCTTAGTACCGTCAACCATGCCTGTTGATAGCGCCGTGTATACTTCTGGCCATGCGATTGGTGTTGGTGCACCGCCCAGTGCTTTTACTAGGTCTTGCTGAGTTTTAGCTGGAACCGTACGCAGTTTTAGACCTTGTACGTCACCCGGAACCTTCACTTCTTTCTTAGTGGTTGCGATGTTACGCCAGCCACCAGAGTTAGAAACCGCCATTAGACGCACGTTTGGCGCACGTTGCATCAGCTCTTTACGTACGTCAGCAATAAGTTGTTCGTTGTCGTACACACACTCTGCTACGCGGTCATTTGGTAGCAAGTATGGAAGGTCAAATGCGCCTACTGGTTGCCAGAAGCTGCCGAGCTCAGGAATAGTAGTTTGGAAGTAGTCAAACATGCCTGCTTGTACCCCAGCGATACACTCTTTCGCGTTCGCACACAATTGGCCTGCAGGGTAGATATCTACTTGAATTTGGCCGTTTGAACGAGATTCAACATAGTTTTTAAGAACTAACAACGACTGGTGGTTGTAGCTGTCTGCTGTCGTTACGTGTGGAATGGTAAGTTTGTATTCCGCAGCGTTTGCAGCACCAGCTGCAAGAATTGAAGCAGTGGCAAGACCAAGTAGTGTTTTCTTCATGTTGTTTCCTTATACATTATTGGTGCGGATCTTGAACTAGGATTCGTAGGGTTAGTAGCATCAAGAACCGTGGATACAAATAGGAACTAATTTGTTTGAGCTTGTAATTTTTGTTGTTTTCTTAACCTAAAAATGGTGATTGTCAGCATGCTCGCATTGAACAAATCGTTAAGCAGCCCACCGTATGAACCGACTAACGCCGCATTCACCATCCAAGTTAACGTGCAAATCAAAAACGCGATTCGCATACGCATACCTTCCGCAACAAACAAGGCATAACAACTGATGCATGACGCGATGGCAGGTAATAGATCACGTGGCTCTGAGTAGAAATAGATACTCATGCCGATTTGCACGATGAGGAATAAGCAGAAGACGTGGTAACCTTTATATTTGACCGAAACCAATGCGCGAAAAGAATTCACGAATAAGTTCAGTCCAGCAACCAAAGCGCCTAATAAGGTGTAATGAACCGCAAAGGTCAAGCAAGACAAACAAATGAGGGCGCGCATGCGGTTATCATTTATTGTGGATGAAACGCATAGGTTTAAACCTAATGCTACAAATCCTAATGCTTGAACTAGAGTTTCATTCATAAACAAATCTACGCTCATTTCTCGACGAACAATCTGGTAATAGATTGAAGGTAACGGCAAGTTATACATAAAGTTCAATAACTTATAAATGTTAGAACTTGTCGTTTTTCTTACATGAAATGACTATAAAATACATATTTGATTAGTTATAATGAATAAAATTCAGTTTTCGATTCCAAATTAGAATGGATATAGATTTACTTCGCACTTTTTGTCAGCTCGCGGAAGACAAGAACTTTCGAGTGGCCTCACAACACCTTTACATCACTCAATCTGCGCTGACGAAAAAGATTCAACGCCTTGAGGAAAACTTAAATGTTGCATTATTTGATCGCGGTCGCCATGGCGCGGAATTAACCCCTATGGGTAAGGTTTTGCTGCCAGAAGCCAAGCGCGTCTTAAAAGGGTTTGAGTCATTTCAACGCTTGGCGAGTTTTGTTGCCGAGGGTACATCGGGCCACCTTAATATCGGCTTTGGTATTTCTTCCTTTCATGAAGCCCCCAACTACATCGCCAAATTTAAGCAAGAGTTTCCTAACGTACACGTTACGCTTAACGATTACCCATCACACAAGCTAGTTGAAGAATTACGTTTGGGTCAGTTGCAACTCGGGTTTGACCGTTTACCTGTTGAAGCCCCTTTAAAAGCCATTCCTCTCTTCTCTGACCGCTTAGCGATCGCGATTCATGAAGAAGAAAAAATAAACTTGGACAATTTATGGGCCTCACTCAGCCACTACAACTATTTAGGGCTGAGCCAAAGCAAAAACCCGACCTTGAATAAGCACATTGCCACCTATTTATGGGAAGCAAAACAGCGACCTGTCGTGGTTGAAGAGGCACATGATTTGATCACCGCACTGGCACTGGTGTCAGCGCGTTTAGGCTACACCATCATTCCTGCAAGTGTGGCTCGGATCAGCCAACCACAAATCCGTTTTATTCCTTTAACCGGAGAGCATGCCGAGTGGTCAGTCGGCCTACTATGGAATTCTGATATCACAGATCCCGTACGCGAGGCCTTTATCCGTAAAGTCGAAAGCTAACTATTTATATTTCTATACTCAAGTAACCATTCAGCCCACCTCACCGCAATACACCACAAACAAATGTGGGCTGAACCTAAACGTAAGCAATGTCACATAATGTCATTATGTGTCACTTAAAGTAATTTTTGTGACTATTAGCAAAGCTCAATGTCGTAAATCAGGTATACTGCGCCTAAATCAATAACGTTTATGAACAAGAGAAATATTATGTCTATTGCATGTTTAGGTATTACCGTACTAGATAGAATTCAGCGTGTTGCAACGCTTCCAACCGTAGGTGGTAAGTACGTAGCAACGGATTACTACGAGGTTGGCGGTGGCCCAGCTGCAACGGCGGCAGTAGCGGTTGCTAAGCTTGGTCATCAAGTTGAGTTCATTGGCCGTGTAGGTAACGATTCTGTTGCGACAACGATGCTTGCCGAGCTAAGCAGCTACGATGTAAACGTTGAAAATATCGTACGCATCGAAGGCGCATCATCAGCATTCTCAGCGATCTTAGTTGACGATGAAGGCGAGCGAATGATCATCAACTTCCAAGATCCTTCTCTAAGCCGTGATCCGAAAGTATTAGAGTCTTTAGACTTTTCAAAATACACCACGATCCTAACTGACGTTCGCTGGCCAGAAGGTGCAAAATACGCACTTGAGCAAGCAAAAAAATTCAACATTCCTTCCGTGCTAGACGCTGACCTTTCACCGGATCCAATCGATGAGTTAGTAGAACTTGCTGATCACGTTGCGTTCTCTGAACCAGGCCTAGAGCGTTTTACAGGCATTACTGACCCAATCGAAGGTTTAAAAGCAGCACAACAAAGAACCCAAGGTATGGTGTACGTAACCGTTGGTTCTAAAGGGTGTTACTGGATTGAGAATGGCGAAATTCAGCACCAAGCGGGTCTAAAAGTCGATGTGGTTGATACAACAGGTGCCGGTGATGTTTTCCACGGCGCATTGGCAGTCGCCGTTGCGGAATCGATGCCAACTCGTGAGTCTATTATCTTCTCTAACACGGTAGCAGCGGTGAAATGTACTAAGCGCGGTGGTCGTGAAGGCATTCCAAGCCGTGAAGAAGTCGAACTGAAGCTTCAAAAATAATCCTACCTTTGGCTGTTGATACCTAGGCAACCGCTAAGGTATGAGTTTTATGCCATAAATGGCTCTATTGATGTCTACATCGGGAAAATCAATATGAGCCATTTATTTTCCCCTCTCTCCATTTTCGCACTCAATAAACTGACTCTTAGCGGTCGAGCAAACTCTTCCTTCAACCACTATTTGGCTTTGTAGTTCATAGATCTTGCGACGGGTATTGACCCATTGCGCCTCAACCTCCAGCAGTTTTCCAAGCGGGATGGGGTGATGAAAACGCGTTTCTAACTTAACCGTCATAGCGCAAATTTGGTGAGCAAACAGACAGTGCAGCATGGCACTATCATGCAACGCCGTAATCAAACCACCTTGCATTACACCTGTAAAACCCTGCGCTTGGCGCGTCGCTAACACTTCAGCTCGCACTTGATACTCACCAGTGATGACAAATTCAAGCGATTGCTGGCAAAAAAAAGGCTGTTGGCACACCACACATTGGGTATGATTGTCAGGTATTTGAAACGTCATTGGTTACCCTTACCAAATGGGAGTGGTTATGGCTCGTCCTAAAATTCATCGTCAAATCTGTACTAGAGCGCCTTACTCTTGTTTTAAGCCCAATGGCGTACCTATGCCTCAATTGCAGCAAATAGAGCTATTAGCTGAGGAATTAGAGGCTTTGCGACTCGCTGACTTGGAAGGAATGAGTCAGCAAGACGCAGCAAAACAAATGCAGGTTTCAAGACAAACCTTTGCCAACATCGTAAAACGAGCGCGTCAAAAAGTGGCACAGTGCCTAGTGGAAGGTCAGGCATTAATGCTTAACAAATAACTGACTACTGACCTTTAACGCTCGGCTCTTGAATCTGATACAGCGTCTTTTGGTGCTCATCGCATACTTCTTCACAGTTACACTCACGCTCAATATCCAGTTGCGCTAAGCCGCCACAACTGCCTGCAATTGGTCGACGAGAAAACATCACACCAATCGCCATCAGGCTAATGATCACAACAAACCCAATAATCGTCAGCAGCCAAGTCATTTCATAATCCTTTTGATCGCAGCGAATCTTGCCGAAAGTGGACTGGAGAGCAACGAGGGTTTTGTCGCGCTTTTTTTATGACCACAGCATCCGCCTTGTTTACGCGGTTCGCGGCCATACTCAATGCTCGTTACCACATCAAGTTGCGAAAAATCTAACTCTTCGATCTGTGCTTTTGGTGGCGACATCAGTACCTTGAGATTGTGGTCAAACAGACGCTGCAGCATTTTTTTACCGATAGAACGCACCACAACAGCTTCCACCTTGTGGCTTTGTAGAATTTGCATCCACTGTTTTTTACGGCCGCAAGTTGACGGGGTCTCTTCAAAGGCGATCAAGTGGCGTGTCTGGGCTTGGTCATCAACAATCACCACATGCGGTGAACGAGAAAAATGGTTGGCGACGGCAAAATTTTGGCTAGGGATGGCGTAAATCATAGTGGCGTACCTATTCGTCAAAGCGAGCAATCAATCAAGATTGATCGGTGAATATTAGTCAACAGATAGCACACTATATTGCTAGTTATTGGCATATGCCAATAACTAGCAATGAGATCTTAGATTGCGCTCAAATTATGCTTGAGGTTGGTAACGCAAAGCTTGTTTTCGAAGCAGATTATCGATCGCTCCTTTCGGCGTTTTAGCGATTTTCATCATCAGCTCAAAGCTTGGTTCTGAGATCTGGTATTTAACTTTGAGAGTATCAAGTTGGATTTGCCACAAACGTGCCGTCATTTCAGCATCGGCTAATGCACGGTGAAATACACCATCATTATCAATGCGATGCGCACTGACTAGATCACCGAGTTTATGCGACGTCAGTTCTTGATGCAGTCGACGTGATACAAGTAGGGAACAAGCAAACTGACCATCATAATTACGCTCAATCAACTCAAATTCCGCGTCTAGAAAGCGTTGGTCGAAAGACGCATTGTGCGCCAGCAAATTACTGCCTTGAATGAAATCAGCGAACTGATCCATGACTTCAGCGCAACTGGGTGCCCCATGCAGCATTGCGTTAGAAATTCCAGTGTAGCTTTCAATAAACCCACTGACGCGAAAGCCTGGGTTCATTAAGCTCTGAAAGCGATCAACGACCTTACCTTGGTGTAATTTAACCGCACCGATCTCGATGGCACGATCGCCTTGCTGTGGAGAAAGCCCGGTTGTTTCAAAGTCGAGCACAATAATCGAATCGGCATTAGAACAAATAGCCACACTACACCTAAAAATTGACCTAATTAAAGGTGAAGTGTACTGACCATTTACTACGGAAGCAAAACATCTATTCAAGGCATAGGAAAAGCGATTTTTGCCCACATGAGTGAGGCGATTTATTTCAGCTTTGGACTCGCGACTTGCATGATAAAACGGACCAATATCGCTTGCGCCTCAGGGCTAAGCAAACGCGCAGCGGCGCAAAAATCGGCCGATGTGATGGGCTGTACCTCTTTGACATCTAAAGCAACATCCAAATCAGTCATGTTTAAAGCGCGTGTAATTGAGCGATATTGTGACAACTTCATATCTGATTCTCCACGCTCAATTCGCTGATAAGTCTTGAGGCTCATTCCCGCTATTTCCGCTATTTGCTGCCCCGTCATATGTGCTGCCTTACGACGCTCGATCAGTACCTTTACGATAGGATCAATCATCTTTCCCCCTTCAGAAACGGACATATTTGACCTATTTAAGGCAATTAGTAGACCAAGTTAACCAGTGGTTATTTACGCAGCGCATCTCAGCTTGAAAATAGTCTCTTTTTGAGTCACTTAACCTAAATAACCTTAATGATTACATGGATAAAAATAACAATCACACCGATGCAAGTTGCGAAAATGAA from Vibrio taketomensis encodes:
- a CDS encoding alpha-glucosidase, encoding MKLIQTPSGFTISHKNRTVFEHSQVSPVVYLGIGQGTFDMYRGNFDISDYVSERLPLKKFSITESADQIVVTFNLDGEAVLEARMFETTESRLKVEFTALDEKYNRFWLRVAATESEAVYGCGEQLSYLNLRGKNFPLWSSEPGVGRNKNTYTTWQADVKDKAGGDYYTTNYPQPTFVSDKKYFCHLETRAYADFDFTHAEYHELQCWNIPEYLLFDAEESFPALMTNITGVFGRQPALPEWVYNGVILGIQGGTDITIEKVEAAKAAGVEVAGAWCQDWQGIKMTSFGKRLQWDWQWNADLYPGLDTKIHELKEQGVRFLGYINPYVLEDFPLYNEAFEKGYLATKEDGSKYVVDFGEFDCGVVDFTNPEACEWYKGVIKKNMIDFGLDGWMGDFGEYLPTDCSLYNGVSAEIEHNKWPYRWAKVQHEAIEEAGKTDDILFFMRAGGTGIQGYCHALWAGDQSVIWEKDDGLASVIPAALSAGLMGNGISHSDIGGYTTLHGNTRSKELFQRWAEMAAFTPIMRSHEGNRPGDNHQFDTDAETLAHLARMTKIYKHLKPYIKAAVEENATQGMPVQRPLFMHYEQDSEAYQIQYQYLFGRDLMVAPVYNQGETVKELYLPEDEWVHVWTGETFTGGWVSVDAPIGQPPVFYRKQSQDAELLAGIKQF
- the dctP gene encoding TRAP transporter substrate-binding protein DctP, with the protein product MKKTLLGLATASILAAGAANAAEYKLTIPHVTTADSYNHQSLLVLKNYVESRSNGQIQVDIYPAGQLCANAKECIAGVQAGMFDYFQTTIPELGSFWQPVGAFDLPYLLPNDRVAECVYDNEQLIADVRKELMQRAPNVRLMAVSNSGGWRNIATTKKEVKVPGDVQGLKLRTVPAKTQQDLVKALGGAPTPIAWPEVYTALSTGMVDGTKNGIVDIIMNKFHESIGYMILDGHGYMGGAWVFNDMKFKAFPDELKQVVIDGIAAQNQYLRSYPKHREYAAYEEFKKAGGKVYSPTEAEKQAFITAAAPVKAEFLAATGAEGEKWLQRFENEIKTCEAKIQADYDIQFK
- a CDS encoding YgjV family protein; translation: MSVDLFMNETLVQALGFVALGLNLCVSSTINDNRMRALICLSCLTFAVHYTLLGALVAGLNLFVNSFRALVSVKYKGYHVFCLFLIVQIGMSIYFYSEPRDLLPAIASCISCYALFVAEGMRMRIAFLICTLTWMVNAALVGSYGGLLNDLFNASMLTITIFRLRKQQKLQAQTN
- a CDS encoding LysR family transcriptional regulator — its product is MDIDLLRTFCQLAEDKNFRVASQHLYITQSALTKKIQRLEENLNVALFDRGRHGAELTPMGKVLLPEAKRVLKGFESFQRLASFVAEGTSGHLNIGFGISSFHEAPNYIAKFKQEFPNVHVTLNDYPSHKLVEELRLGQLQLGFDRLPVEAPLKAIPLFSDRLAIAIHEEEKINLDNLWASLSHYNYLGLSQSKNPTLNKHIATYLWEAKQRPVVVEEAHDLITALALVSARLGYTIIPASVARISQPQIRFIPLTGEHAEWSVGLLWNSDITDPVREAFIRKVES
- a CDS encoding PfkB family carbohydrate kinase, whose product is MSIACLGITVLDRIQRVATLPTVGGKYVATDYYEVGGGPAATAAVAVAKLGHQVEFIGRVGNDSVATTMLAELSSYDVNVENIVRIEGASSAFSAILVDDEGERMIINFQDPSLSRDPKVLESLDFSKYTTILTDVRWPEGAKYALEQAKKFNIPSVLDADLSPDPIDELVELADHVAFSEPGLERFTGITDPIEGLKAAQQRTQGMVYVTVGSKGCYWIENGEIQHQAGLKVDVVDTTGAGDVFHGALAVAVAESMPTRESIIFSNTVAAVKCTKRGGREGIPSREEVELKLQK
- a CDS encoding PaaI family thioesterase; the encoded protein is MTFQIPDNHTQCVVCQQPFFCQQSLEFVITGEYQVRAEVLATRQAQGFTGVMQGGLITALHDSAMLHCLFAHQICAMTVKLETRFHHPIPLGKLLEVEAQWVNTRRKIYELQSQIVVEGRVCSTAKSQFIECENGERGK
- a CDS encoding DUF134 domain-containing protein; protein product: MARPKIHRQICTRAPYSCFKPNGVPMPQLQQIELLAEELEALRLADLEGMSQQDAAKQMQVSRQTFANIVKRARQKVAQCLVEGQALMLNK
- the nqrM gene encoding (Na+)-NQR maturation NqrM, which codes for MTWLLTIIGFVVIISLMAIGVMFSRRPIAGSCGGLAQLDIERECNCEEVCDEHQKTLYQIQEPSVKGQ
- a CDS encoding NifB/NifX family molybdenum-iron cluster-binding protein; this translates as MIYAIPSQNFAVANHFSRSPHVVIVDDQAQTRHLIAFEETPSTCGRKKQWMQILQSHKVEAVVVRSIGKKMLQRLFDHNLKVLMSPPKAQIEELDFSQLDVVTSIEYGREPRKQGGCCGHKKSATKPSLLSSPLSARFAAIKRIMK
- a CDS encoding PolC-type DNA polymerase III gives rise to the protein MCSNADSIIVLDFETTGLSPQQGDRAIEIGAVKLHQGKVVDRFQSLMNPGFRVSGFIESYTGISNAMLHGAPSCAEVMDQFADFIQGSNLLAHNASFDQRFLDAEFELIERNYDGQFACSLLVSRRLHQELTSHKLGDLVSAHRIDNDGVFHRALADAEMTARLWQIQLDTLKVKYQISEPSFELMMKIAKTPKGAIDNLLRKQALRYQPQA
- a CDS encoding helix-turn-helix transcriptional regulator → MIDPIVKVLIERRKAAHMTGQQIAEIAGMSLKTYQRIERGESDMKLSQYRSITRALNMTDLDVALDVKEVQPITSADFCAAARLLSPEAQAILVRFIMQVASPKLK